A genomic stretch from Strongyloides ratti genome assembly S_ratti_ED321, chromosome : 1 includes:
- a CDS encoding RING-box protein 2: MSSSNGENKENLTEYGFAYPEDLLNAVKEIKTLSFKNLRSICKRNQIHLIARKETLQNLLLDKLYKQQMEEFNQSAEEFDQALEGFTKMSNHDFPFAVKKFTPVATWSYNVENGTCSICRQDFTELCISCVVEEEKLKASGCKEKQPINCKIESSRGCTHVFHECCIASWTKKSPRCPLCQEAWSKEYYFDSEH, from the exons atgtCCAGTAGTAACGGggaaaataaagaaaatctTACTGAATATGGATTTGCTTATCCAGAGGATTTATTAAATGCTGTGaaagaaattaaaacattatcCTTCAAGAATCTTCGAAGTATTTGTAAAAGGAATCAAATACATTTAATAGCTAGG AAGGAAACTTTACAAAATTTGTTACTGGACAAACTTTATAAACAACAGATGGAGGAGTTTAATCAGAGTGCCGAGGAGTTTGATCAGGCATTGGAAGGTTTTACTAAAATGTCTAATCATGATTTTCCTTTTgctgttaaaaaatttactccTGTCGCTACGTGGTCTTATAATGTTGAGAATGGCACTTGTTCTATTTGTAGACAAGATTTTACTg aacTTTGTATCAGTTGTGTAGTTGAGGAAGAAAAGTTGAAGGCTTCTGGATGTAAAGAAAAACAACcaataaattgtaaaattgaATCATCACGTGGATGTACTCATGTATTTCATGAGTGTTGTATAGCTTCATGGACAAAGAAATCTCCAAGGTGTCCGTTATGCCAAGAAGCATGGAGCAAAGAGTATTATTTTGATAGTGAACATTAA